Proteins from a genomic interval of Pseudodesulfovibrio nedwellii:
- a CDS encoding fumarate reductase flavoprotein subunit: MQTYYSDLLVIGAGLAGERVACEAAQSGFKATCLSIVPARRSHSSAAQGGMQAALGNSAKGEGDGPDIHFIDTVKGSDWGCDQEVARLFADNAPIEMRRLAHWGVPWNRVIPGKSFFFKGGEKFEKFEKKENEGLITARSFGGTAKWRTCFTSDGTGHAVMCTMDNRCAELGIDVFDKKEAIALIQDGETCMGAVVRCLRTGQLETYLAKATAICTGGFGRIYKATTNAVICDGGGHIIAHDTGVVPIGNPESIQFHPTGIVPTDILVTEGCRGDGGTLLDCNEERFMNIYEPDKAELASRDVVSRWMTHHMREGKGVKSPYGEHLWLDIRHLGDKHISTKLREVDEICHHFLGVDPRTELIPVRPTQHYTMAGIRTNKDGAVYGLKGLYSAGEAACWDMHGFNRLGGNSLAETVVAGGIIGTKIVEFLQGHETKFDTQLINAEVKKQEKRIHDLIHGRNGKLNVYDVRNEMQDALMKGCFVFRNQDGLEECVETLQKTLEKSKKVSLVSDGAGPNHELAAALKIQGQVKLALCIAQAAMVRTESRGSHNREDYPERNDQDWLNRTLAYWPEKADMPELSYEDTTPVFELPPGDRGYGGGTIIPADETYVKDRTVKSPVTKIGKK; this comes from the coding sequence ATGCAAACGTACTATTCAGATCTGCTCGTTATTGGTGCTGGCCTAGCCGGAGAGCGTGTCGCCTGTGAGGCTGCGCAAAGCGGCTTCAAAGCAACCTGCCTGTCCATTGTTCCAGCAAGACGTTCTCACTCCTCTGCCGCACAAGGTGGAATGCAGGCTGCTCTCGGCAACTCTGCAAAAGGTGAAGGCGATGGCCCTGACATCCATTTCATTGATACAGTCAAAGGTTCTGACTGGGGTTGCGATCAGGAAGTTGCCCGACTTTTCGCAGACAATGCTCCTATCGAAATGCGCCGCCTCGCACACTGGGGTGTGCCGTGGAACCGCGTCATTCCAGGCAAATCATTTTTCTTTAAAGGTGGAGAAAAATTTGAAAAATTTGAAAAAAAAGAAAATGAAGGGTTGATTACAGCTCGTTCATTCGGCGGTACTGCCAAATGGCGCACCTGCTTCACGTCTGATGGTACAGGCCATGCGGTTATGTGTACCATGGACAACCGTTGTGCCGAACTTGGCATTGATGTTTTCGACAAAAAAGAAGCCATCGCCCTAATTCAAGACGGCGAAACCTGCATGGGTGCTGTTGTTCGCTGCTTGCGAACCGGTCAGCTTGAAACATATCTCGCCAAGGCAACCGCCATCTGTACTGGCGGTTTTGGTCGTATCTACAAAGCCACAACCAACGCAGTCATCTGTGATGGTGGCGGCCATATCATCGCCCATGACACCGGTGTTGTCCCCATCGGTAACCCTGAATCCATTCAGTTTCATCCCACCGGTATTGTTCCCACGGACATACTCGTGACTGAAGGCTGTCGCGGAGACGGCGGAACCCTGCTTGACTGTAATGAAGAACGCTTCATGAACATCTATGAGCCGGACAAGGCTGAACTCGCTTCTCGTGACGTTGTTTCTCGCTGGATGACCCATCACATGCGTGAAGGCAAAGGCGTAAAAAGTCCATACGGCGAGCATCTTTGGCTCGATATCCGTCACCTTGGTGACAAACATATCTCCACCAAGCTCCGTGAAGTAGACGAAATCTGTCACCACTTCCTTGGTGTCGACCCACGTACGGAACTTATCCCAGTTCGTCCGACCCAACATTATACCATGGCTGGTATTCGTACCAATAAAGACGGCGCGGTGTATGGTCTCAAAGGCCTCTATTCCGCTGGTGAAGCGGCCTGTTGGGATATGCACGGCTTCAACCGTCTTGGCGGAAACTCTTTGGCTGAAACCGTCGTGGCCGGTGGAATCATCGGAACAAAAATCGTCGAGTTCCTCCAGGGGCACGAAACCAAATTCGATACCCAACTCATCAATGCCGAAGTCAAAAAACAGGAAAAACGCATTCACGACCTTATTCATGGTCGCAACGGCAAACTCAATGTCTACGACGTACGCAATGAGATGCAAGATGCCCTGATGAAAGGCTGCTTTGTCTTCCGTAATCAGGATGGTTTGGAAGAATGTGTCGAAACGTTGCAAAAGACTCTCGAAAAATCCAAAAAAGTCAGCCTTGTTTCTGATGGCGCAGGCCCTAACCACGAATTGGCTGCCGCACTCAAGATTCAAGGACAGGTCAAGCTCGCCCTGTGCATTGCCCAAGCGGCAATGGTTCGTACTGAATCCCGAGGTTCTCACAACCGCGAAGACTATCCTGAACGCAATGATCAGGATTGGCTCAATCGGACGCTGGCATACTGGCCAGAAAAGGCCGACATGCCTGAACTCAGCTACGAAGACACCACGCCTGTTTTCGAACTGCCCCCGGGTGACCGCGGATACGGCGGTGGAACGATCATTCCCGCAGACGAAACATATGTGAAGGATC
- a CDS encoding succinate dehydrogenase/fumarate reductase cytochrome b subunit: MKNHTTSVPGLSRVDAGLDWLQMLTGAGLILFMWCHMLLVSSVVISPSIMNAIAHFFEVTYMAQVGGPIIFLTFLVHFVLAARKIPFRVEDQSTIWQHAKMLKHRDTWLWIVQAGTAMIILILGAIHMWVVLNDLPITAMKSAARMQQFWWFVFYMLLLPCVELHVSVGFYRIAVKWGFIKSDKRKGFKKLESTLFTMFMVIGIATLIRFVTLGQ; this comes from the coding sequence ATGAAAAACCACACAACATCAGTTCCAGGACTGTCCCGTGTCGATGCTGGCCTAGACTGGCTACAGATGCTTACGGGTGCAGGACTCATCCTCTTTATGTGGTGTCATATGCTGCTCGTATCTTCCGTAGTCATTTCGCCGAGCATCATGAATGCCATCGCACATTTTTTTGAGGTCACATACATGGCCCAGGTGGGAGGACCCATTATCTTTCTGACATTCCTGGTCCATTTCGTTCTGGCAGCTCGTAAGATTCCATTCCGTGTGGAAGATCAATCCACAATCTGGCAACACGCTAAAATGCTTAAGCATCGGGACACATGGCTCTGGATTGTTCAGGCTGGAACCGCAATGATCATCCTGATCCTCGGCGCCATCCACATGTGGGTCGTCCTAAATGATCTCCCCATCACCGCCATGAAATCTGCTGCACGCATGCAGCAATTCTGGTGGTTTGTTTTCTATATGCTCCTGCTTCCCTGTGTCGAACTCCACGTCAGCGTCGGATTCTACCGCATTGCAGTGAAATGGGGCTTCATCAAATCAGATAAGCGCAAGGGCTTCAAAAAGCTCGAGTCGACACTGTTCACCATGTTCATGGTCATCGGCATCGCCACGCTGATTCGCTTTGTAACATTAGGTCAGTAA
- a CDS encoding sigma-54-dependent transcriptional regulator: protein MNKVTLVDDEKSVRDSARQWLELSGFEVLSFEDASKALTTITKNYEGIVLSDVKMPGLDGLQFQKKIAEVDPDLPVVLFTGHGDIAMAVEAIRGGAYDFVEKPFDPERIVETIKRALEKRQLVIENRLLKQALVDSEGLDSRLVGSSVPMRSLKKEMTHIAPTIANVLILGETGTGKEVVARSIHKLSHRNKKNYLALNCAAIPVNMAESELFGHESGAFTGAQGKRIGKLEAANGGTLFLDELSSMPIDVQGKLLRALEHKEITRLGSNTLRPVEFRLLSAMNESPQKAIKEGRLREDLYFRLNTVELTVPPLRKRKDDIPLLFSFFLEQAADTYGTSADSATPQSLAIMMSHDWPGNVRELKSMTERYVLSALPPQERIPQILSSSIAGECASSISLKDQVNLFERHLIKESLARHGGNVKNVIDDLCIPRRTLNEKMSKYDLKRQ from the coding sequence ATGAATAAGGTCACTCTTGTTGATGATGAAAAATCTGTACGCGATTCCGCCCGACAATGGCTTGAACTCTCTGGATTTGAAGTGCTGAGCTTCGAAGATGCAAGCAAGGCTCTTACAACCATCACAAAGAATTATGAAGGGATCGTCCTTTCGGACGTCAAAATGCCCGGTCTTGATGGTTTGCAGTTTCAAAAAAAAATAGCAGAGGTCGATCCGGATCTTCCGGTAGTCCTCTTTACCGGCCACGGGGATATTGCCATGGCTGTAGAAGCCATTCGAGGTGGTGCGTATGACTTCGTAGAAAAGCCTTTCGATCCTGAACGGATTGTGGAAACCATCAAACGAGCCCTTGAAAAACGTCAACTTGTTATAGAAAATCGACTCCTTAAACAAGCTCTTGTTGACAGCGAAGGCTTGGACTCCAGACTTGTGGGTTCAAGTGTTCCCATGCGAAGCCTAAAAAAGGAAATGACACATATCGCCCCGACCATTGCCAATGTTCTAATCCTTGGGGAAACCGGAACCGGCAAGGAAGTTGTTGCGCGCTCAATCCATAAATTGAGCCATCGCAATAAAAAGAACTACCTTGCCCTAAATTGTGCGGCTATTCCTGTAAACATGGCTGAAAGTGAATTATTCGGTCATGAATCAGGCGCTTTCACAGGCGCCCAGGGCAAACGTATTGGCAAGCTGGAGGCGGCAAACGGTGGCACACTCTTTCTCGATGAACTGAGTTCCATGCCTATTGATGTTCAGGGAAAACTCCTGAGAGCTTTGGAGCATAAAGAGATAACAAGATTGGGTTCCAACACATTAAGGCCTGTAGAATTCCGACTACTTTCTGCCATGAATGAATCCCCACAAAAAGCCATTAAGGAAGGTCGTCTCCGCGAAGACCTGTACTTCCGTCTGAACACCGTGGAGCTGACAGTACCACCGTTGAGGAAACGAAAGGATGATATCCCTCTACTCTTTTCTTTCTTTTTGGAACAGGCTGCAGACACTTATGGCACTTCGGCAGACAGTGCCACGCCGCAAAGTCTGGCTATCATGATGAGCCATGACTGGCCCGGAAACGTTCGAGAACTCAAAAGTATGACTGAACGGTATGTCTTGTCTGCCCTCCCGCCTCAAGAACGTATTCCACAAATTCTCTCCAGCTCAATTGCAGGCGAATGCGCTTCCTCTATTAGCCTTAAGGATCAAGTCAATCTCTTTGAACGCCACCTGATTAAGGAATCACTCGCACGTCATGGCGGCAACGTAAAAAATGTCATTGACGACCTCTGTATCCCCCGAAGAACTCTCAATGAAAAAATGTCCAAGTACGACTTGAAACGCCAGTAA
- a CDS encoding sensor histidine kinase: MQLFKTYKGKAIPIFLTFMFMIGIPVLVALIVQYDYIQDLDRVSNERLTLYESTLQSALKKHEYLPFLISETEIVRDLLEGEGNVEEVNSFLESASINSGSAAVYVINENGVVISSSNWKKPKNFIGLNLSFRPYFKDAITGKNGMFFGVGITIGEPGFYISHPIRSNEKIVGVAVAKIVLSSLENLWQEGGETVFVVDANGVIILSSRPSWKYRTLKPLSNETLAKINERGQYPKLKLKHLPAKHTTRMGFMDEVTIDKERFFENTRSIPGMNWDILYLLEQSALWERTLGMSLTTFVLIGLAILTRLLLRERHQKILSRQQAVEAEHIRDINKQLAQEIEDRKRTEVELREAQEELVQAGKLAALGEMATAIAHELNQPIAATKTYIASCKLMLARNLLDELDPTLTKVSKLGDRMAKVTEQLKSFARKSSNTDREFDLRQAINESLTLMKHQMRVEDCELKLTLPDTPILIKGDRVRLEQVLINLFRNALDALQNTESSFIGVTLSASDEKARIRVWDNGPGISSDIDKKLFEPFVTTKKEGVGVGLGLSISYKIIKDMNGDFRARNCLDQGAEFTVYLPLSKQNKES; encoded by the coding sequence ATGCAGTTATTCAAGACGTATAAGGGCAAAGCAATTCCTATTTTTTTGACGTTCATGTTCATGATAGGCATTCCGGTACTTGTGGCCTTAATCGTCCAATATGACTACATTCAAGATCTTGATCGGGTCTCCAATGAACGGTTGACATTATACGAAAGCACTCTTCAATCCGCTCTCAAAAAACACGAATATCTCCCCTTCCTGATCTCTGAAACAGAAATTGTCAGGGATCTTCTTGAGGGAGAAGGTAATGTCGAAGAGGTTAATTCTTTTCTGGAATCAGCAAGCATCAACTCTGGTTCTGCCGCAGTCTATGTCATTAACGAAAATGGAGTTGTCATTTCTTCAAGCAACTGGAAAAAACCTAAAAACTTTATTGGATTAAACCTCAGTTTTCGTCCGTACTTCAAAGATGCGATCACTGGCAAAAACGGTATGTTTTTTGGTGTTGGTATAACTATCGGAGAACCTGGATTTTATATTTCTCACCCAATTCGTAGTAATGAAAAGATCGTTGGTGTCGCTGTCGCCAAAATCGTACTCTCTTCCCTGGAAAATTTATGGCAGGAAGGAGGTGAGACTGTATTCGTGGTTGACGCTAACGGAGTCATCATCCTGTCGAGCCGACCAAGCTGGAAATATAGGACGTTAAAACCACTCTCAAACGAAACATTGGCAAAAATTAATGAACGCGGCCAATATCCCAAATTAAAACTCAAACATCTTCCAGCAAAACACACGACCCGAATGGGCTTCATGGATGAAGTCACCATAGATAAAGAACGTTTTTTCGAAAACACTCGATCCATTCCAGGGATGAACTGGGATATACTTTATCTGTTGGAACAAAGTGCTTTGTGGGAAAGAACATTGGGCATGTCTTTAACGACTTTTGTCCTCATTGGTCTTGCTATTCTCACTCGCCTCCTTCTGAGGGAACGACACCAAAAAATACTTTCCAGACAACAAGCTGTCGAAGCAGAACACATTCGGGACATCAATAAACAACTGGCCCAAGAAATTGAAGACCGCAAACGTACCGAAGTGGAATTGCGAGAAGCTCAGGAAGAACTTGTCCAGGCAGGTAAATTGGCAGCGCTTGGCGAAATGGCGACCGCTATCGCCCATGAACTGAACCAACCAATTGCCGCAACAAAAACATATATCGCCAGTTGTAAACTTATGCTGGCGAGAAATCTGTTGGATGAACTTGATCCTACCCTGACGAAAGTTTCTAAACTGGGTGACCGCATGGCAAAGGTTACAGAACAATTGAAATCTTTCGCCCGAAAATCATCAAATACGGACAGAGAGTTCGATTTACGGCAAGCGATCAATGAATCCCTGACACTCATGAAGCATCAAATGCGTGTAGAAGACTGTGAACTCAAATTAACTTTGCCGGACACCCCCATCCTCATCAAGGGAGACCGAGTTCGGCTTGAACAAGTGCTGATTAATCTCTTCAGAAACGCACTTGATGCCTTGCAAAACACAGAGTCATCCTTCATCGGTGTGACGCTGAGTGCCAGTGATGAAAAGGCAAGAATCCGCGTCTGGGATAATGGTCCAGGCATATCTTCTGATATCGACAAAAAGCTTTTTGAGCCTTTTGTTACCACCAAAAAAGAAGGCGTCGGCGTTGGACTTGGGCTTTCCATCTCCTATAAGATCATCAAGGATATGAATGGTGATTTTCGTGCAAGGAACTGCCTTGATCAAGGCGCTGAATTTACTGTGTATCTTCCTTTATCCAAACAAAATAAGGAGTCGTAA
- a CDS encoding MFS transporter, which translates to MSNSDTHTHNTRRIFWAILSSGLFSTLGIGLFSFTIPLLSFDERISGIWLGSAFAGYYLAKLLIAPVAGLWGDKVGPRLPLLLTTFIGCIIPLLYFFHTSLTTLYVIQFILGLVSGLIKPIGMATLGGNGSKETLPRWFALYSMAFNIALFCGPLLGGLLYLNRSIKPPLLGLSLCMGLATLIIIFFLPKETRTVRGKSTSNPSVLKKLDATYLLFSIFGRTLGIGLLTAFYPILLTIKLGWTGFEIAILYAIPSFTTSLCLPLMGRIHGKKTQLGTIVFGMLLSASALFALGTSSEPWHFILWGAIMGLGTAISIPASMTAASDMSQNQGMAFGTTHFAAGLGFLFGPLLGGFLIQIIHSVAPALQFVAIIGVFSCIPLLSSSFRDHLYWEKTLSWSAALCCALLAAIPLYVLSIPQTHPFLAGDKTIYRFTDVGLGTIINLTIKAQSQAAADKAAQKTITTMRMLQKDYDHRNLEGSIGRINRGAGQYWVTPSTRSYALINRALEYSKKTDGAFDPTIGALTTSPLYYALDETLAQMKKGLVDHNMVIVDNENKRIRLKKKGMALDLGGIAKGTIIDTAVALLQKQGIQSGIVEAGGDFYCFGDQDWTVGIRHPRSDTVYKTITVREKGVCGSGDYQQFVTVENHGKKEFRHHIINPSDMSSANASVGVTVIADSAEKADALATALFILGPFKGKSIMKKEYPTTSAIWFTPDMQIVTTDNFQQ; encoded by the coding sequence ATGAGCAATTCCGATACACACACTCACAATACTCGCCGTATTTTTTGGGCGATACTTTCCAGTGGGCTTTTTTCGACACTGGGTATTGGCTTATTTTCATTTACAATTCCACTTCTATCTTTCGATGAAAGAATCAGTGGCATCTGGCTTGGCAGTGCATTTGCGGGATACTATCTTGCCAAATTATTAATCGCACCAGTTGCCGGCCTTTGGGGAGACAAAGTTGGCCCGCGTCTTCCACTACTTCTCACGACATTCATTGGCTGTATTATTCCTTTACTGTACTTTTTTCATACGAGTTTAACGACTCTGTATGTCATTCAATTCATTCTGGGTCTTGTTTCCGGTCTCATCAAACCAATTGGGATGGCCACATTGGGAGGAAATGGGTCAAAAGAGACACTCCCACGGTGGTTCGCATTGTATTCCATGGCTTTCAACATAGCCCTTTTTTGCGGACCTCTTCTTGGTGGATTGCTCTATCTCAACCGTTCCATCAAACCACCGCTTCTGGGACTGTCCCTTTGTATGGGGCTTGCAACACTGATTATTATTTTCTTTCTGCCTAAAGAAACTCGAACAGTCAGGGGAAAAAGTACCTCCAATCCCTCCGTTCTCAAAAAACTTGATGCGACGTACCTACTGTTCTCCATATTCGGTCGAACTCTTGGCATTGGTCTACTCACAGCTTTTTATCCAATTCTTTTAACCATAAAACTCGGGTGGACCGGGTTTGAAATCGCAATTTTGTATGCAATACCAAGCTTTACAACCAGCCTTTGTCTTCCGCTCATGGGAAGAATTCATGGCAAAAAAACACAACTTGGTACTATCGTTTTTGGTATGCTTCTCAGCGCGAGTGCTCTCTTTGCCCTCGGGACAAGTTCAGAGCCATGGCATTTCATTCTCTGGGGAGCAATCATGGGACTTGGAACCGCCATATCCATTCCAGCATCCATGACCGCTGCATCCGATATGTCCCAAAATCAAGGCATGGCCTTTGGCACCACGCACTTTGCTGCCGGACTCGGATTTCTCTTTGGTCCTCTTCTTGGCGGATTTTTAATTCAAATAATCCACTCAGTCGCACCGGCCTTGCAATTTGTAGCGATAATAGGTGTTTTTTCCTGCATCCCCCTGCTCTCTTCCAGCTTTCGGGATCATCTGTATTGGGAAAAAACACTTTCATGGAGCGCGGCCCTTTGTTGCGCATTGCTGGCCGCAATTCCTCTGTACGTCCTATCTATTCCTCAAACGCATCCTTTCCTTGCTGGTGACAAGACCATATACCGATTCACCGATGTTGGTCTGGGTACAATAATTAACTTGACCATCAAGGCTCAAAGTCAAGCCGCCGCAGACAAAGCTGCTCAAAAAACAATCACTACCATGCGGATGTTGCAAAAAGATTACGACCATCGCAATTTAGAAGGTTCAATCGGAAGAATCAACCGAGGAGCCGGACAGTATTGGGTGACACCCTCAACAAGGTCATACGCCTTAATCAACCGGGCCCTTGAATACAGCAAAAAAACTGACGGGGCCTTTGATCCAACGATCGGTGCTCTGACAACCTCTCCGCTCTACTATGCTCTTGATGAAACTCTGGCCCAGATGAAAAAAGGGCTTGTCGATCACAACATGGTCATAGTTGATAATGAAAACAAACGTATTCGCCTGAAAAAGAAGGGAATGGCTCTTGATCTTGGAGGAATAGCCAAAGGCACGATCATTGATACTGCTGTTGCCTTGCTGCAAAAACAAGGAATTCAATCTGGTATAGTAGAAGCAGGAGGCGACTTCTATTGTTTCGGAGACCAGGATTGGACCGTTGGCATACGACATCCTCGTTCCGATACTGTGTATAAGACCATTACAGTTCGGGAAAAAGGAGTATGCGGATCTGGGGACTACCAACAATTTGTAACCGTTGAAAACCACGGGAAGAAAGAATTTCGACACCACATTATCAACCCATCCGATATGAGTTCTGCCAACGCATCGGTTGGAGTGACCGTCATCGCCGACAGTGCAGAAAAAGCGGATGCACTAGCAACAGCTCTCTTTATTCTCGGACCTTTCAAAGGTAAAAGTATCATGAAGAAAGAATACCCTACGACATCAGCCATATGGTTCACTCCCGACATGCAAATTGTGACCACAGATAACTTTCAACAATAA
- a CDS encoding tetratricopeptide repeat protein: protein MKLSLSFFALIVCLLIPGTNSLAAQKQTFQKWLEHYGAWDRLEKEYATETAEDSPEAILKRAQVYLNLNSPAKTLEIIEMTPAFEDRTLEAERLWLGGQAYRGLGDLSKAVLWFTQATKFMDDSVAKRRLKAEPELADIWHDVWLKMYWSYSANHTLSRSSQKEALNLVMAVGQRAWNDSFWSIAQALTDNNHAELKEKKELEPTESPSITAPFLLPNDTTLIAQSMASASLEKFDAANSQIDKISQETVKIFWKSIILFLEKGTLPTDLSPFTTGKYLKANAFWSGNLLAPYSKSRSQWFLGNPHSGPWTQFRNNLLTMSLDDAQKAIDNELRSMLISEETSALLTNFKLALTLSNGDVESSRTIWNSLNKKTLPISLRLAGLLTFKDNFNNILPEKPTESYALYPILTALSGAAGQDVNAQTEAPFWTTAPSKQLASLSLDQYPLDKLLLLAYWQQLFNEKPSVSLAKRSAFLFDDSSFGIQGLLYLANDAAKTKNLQLSAFYLNQIDEPSLPSNLKTSWLDIKTRIELDSGRQSAALDTYKEMVKTGTPIPVMTRLRMALLYQQRKDYETAQKELLIMWDNRSTMTTALQAETLFWLGEGEHAMRNMDKALDYYLKLAWQYPQENIWALTAMYRASLIYEKRGKYETAKRLLGTVIRNAARKEQREAAKARIDAINKKIGKQKSTESTLVYPF from the coding sequence ATGAAACTTTCGCTTTCCTTTTTCGCATTAATAGTCTGTTTGCTTATTCCAGGCACCAACAGCCTGGCGGCACAAAAACAGACCTTTCAAAAATGGCTTGAACACTATGGAGCTTGGGATCGCCTTGAAAAGGAATATGCAACCGAAACTGCAGAAGACTCTCCTGAAGCAATCCTTAAACGGGCTCAAGTGTATTTAAACCTCAATTCACCAGCAAAAACACTTGAAATCATTGAAATGACACCTGCTTTTGAGGATCGTACCCTTGAAGCAGAAAGATTATGGCTTGGTGGACAGGCTTATCGAGGACTAGGTGACCTTTCAAAAGCCGTCCTCTGGTTCACTCAGGCTACAAAATTCATGGATGATTCAGTCGCCAAACGACGTTTAAAGGCTGAACCAGAACTTGCTGATATCTGGCATGATGTCTGGCTCAAAATGTACTGGTCATATTCCGCAAATCATACTCTATCCAGATCCTCTCAAAAAGAGGCACTCAATCTGGTCATGGCGGTAGGACAGCGTGCATGGAATGACAGCTTCTGGAGTATTGCTCAAGCACTTACCGACAACAATCATGCGGAATTAAAAGAAAAAAAAGAATTAGAACCTACTGAATCCCCTTCTATTACAGCACCCTTCCTACTTCCTAATGATACAACATTGATCGCTCAGTCCATGGCTTCCGCGTCTTTGGAAAAGTTTGATGCAGCGAATAGCCAGATTGACAAAATTTCACAAGAAACCGTCAAGATATTCTGGAAATCAATCATACTCTTCCTTGAAAAAGGCACTCTGCCAACAGATCTTTCCCCTTTCACCACCGGAAAATACCTCAAGGCCAATGCTTTCTGGTCTGGAAATCTTTTAGCTCCCTACTCCAAATCCCGAAGTCAGTGGTTCCTCGGCAATCCTCATTCTGGACCATGGACGCAGTTTAGGAATAATCTTTTGACCATGTCGCTTGATGATGCCCAAAAGGCTATCGATAATGAACTGAGATCAATGCTTATCTCTGAAGAAACATCCGCCCTTCTCACGAACTTTAAACTTGCTTTAACATTATCTAACGGAGATGTTGAATCATCCAGAACTATTTGGAATTCTTTAAATAAAAAAACACTTCCGATTTCTCTTCGTCTTGCAGGACTCCTAACCTTCAAGGACAACTTTAATAATATCCTACCGGAAAAACCGACTGAATCTTATGCTCTTTATCCAATTTTGACCGCCCTTTCCGGTGCGGCGGGACAAGACGTTAATGCTCAAACAGAAGCTCCTTTCTGGACAACCGCTCCGAGCAAACAACTTGCTTCGCTTTCTCTTGATCAATACCCATTGGACAAATTATTGCTGCTTGCATACTGGCAACAACTCTTTAATGAGAAACCATCTGTTTCACTGGCCAAACGCTCAGCATTTCTTTTTGATGATTCTTCATTCGGCATTCAAGGATTACTCTATTTGGCAAACGACGCAGCCAAAACCAAAAATCTACAGTTAAGTGCATTTTATTTAAACCAAATAGATGAGCCAAGTTTGCCTTCGAACCTAAAAACATCCTGGCTGGATATCAAAACACGTATTGAACTTGATTCTGGCAGACAGTCCGCAGCGCTAGATACATATAAGGAAATGGTCAAAACTGGCACACCTATCCCGGTCATGACCCGTTTACGTATGGCGTTGTTATATCAACAGCGAAAAGACTACGAAACAGCCCAAAAAGAACTGCTGATTATGTGGGACAATCGATCCACCATGACGACCGCTCTTCAGGCTGAAACATTGTTCTGGTTGGGCGAAGGCGAGCACGCCATGCGTAACATGGATAAAGCCTTGGATTATTACCTCAAACTGGCCTGGCAATATCCACAGGAAAACATCTGGGCGCTGACCGCCATGTATCGTGCTTCCCTCATTTATGAAAAAAGGGGGAAATACGAAACCGCTAAACGCTTGCTTGGAACAGTTATCCGTAATGCCGCGCGTAAAGAACAGCGAGAAGCTGCCAAGGCCCGTATCGATGCCATCAATAAAAAGATAGGCAAACAGAAAAGCACTGAAAGCACTTTAGTTTATCCATTCTAA
- a CDS encoding transcriptional regulator gives MLKFLVIGVALFLVYKLFMGDKKKKEMQSEKVIKDKVASGEMVKDPVCGTYVEKDSSIRVREGDKVHMFCSYECRDKYLKQIQATTIEKDDE, from the coding sequence ATGCTGAAATTCCTGGTCATTGGCGTAGCACTTTTCCTTGTTTACAAGCTCTTCATGGGCGACAAGAAAAAAAAGGAAATGCAAAGCGAAAAGGTCATCAAGGACAAAGTGGCCTCCGGCGAAATGGTCAAAGACCCGGTTTGCGGTACGTATGTTGAAAAGGATAGTTCTATTCGAGTTCGAGAAGGGGACAAAGTCCACATGTTCTGTTCCTATGAATGTCGGGACAAATACTTGAAACAAATTCAAGCTACGACCATCGAAAAAGACGACGAATAA
- the folK gene encoding 2-amino-4-hydroxy-6-hydroxymethyldihydropteridine diphosphokinase yields the protein MQNIETVICYVSLGSNIGDTEDNLHEALIKLEDYGDEIRLKAVSEYYETEPQGEVKDQQWFTNQMIALEIDAEIWSPQGFMSTCTAIEAKMGRERTVKGGPRPLDMDIVAWGDVTMDMDFLTLPHPRAKERAFVLVPLKEIAPNYVFPDGTTIDEALDAIEYRLEDRKIWQKA from the coding sequence ATCCAGAATATCGAAACTGTAATATGCTATGTCAGCCTCGGCTCCAACATTGGAGACACCGAAGACAATCTTCACGAGGCCTTGATTAAGCTTGAAGACTATGGAGATGAGATACGTCTCAAGGCTGTATCCGAATATTACGAGACTGAGCCTCAGGGCGAAGTCAAGGATCAACAGTGGTTCACAAACCAGATGATCGCACTGGAAATTGATGCCGAAATTTGGTCACCACAAGGCTTTATGTCCACGTGTACGGCTATTGAAGCAAAAATGGGACGTGAGAGAACGGTGAAGGGTGGCCCTAGGCCGCTGGATATGGATATCGTCGCCTGGGGTGATGTGACCATGGACATGGATTTCCTGACTTTGCCGCATCCGCGAGCCAAAGAAAGGGCGTTTGTCCTCGTACCCCTCAAGGAAATCGCACCAAACTACGTGTTTCCTGATGGAACAACCATCGATGAAGCCCTGGATGCTATTGAATACCGGCTCGAAGATCGTAAAATCTGGCAAAAAGCCTAA